The Tamandua tetradactyla isolate mTamTet1 chromosome 5, mTamTet1.pri, whole genome shotgun sequence genome window below encodes:
- the LOC143683546 gene encoding uncharacterized protein LOC143683546 isoform X1, producing the protein MSGQRREGSGRQPRAGASPVQLQNATEGTAGSANAFTHPLRIFTVMGSSFAGKAQNLKPTASVAFCRSRANPLFTRGQGSAPSARERPALLEVCPQMSIRRRGSLPETPLRL; encoded by the exons ATGTCTGGCCAAAGGAGAGAAGGTTCCGGCCGGCAACCAAGGGCTGGGGCCTCCCCCGTGCAGCTTCAGAATGCAACTGAAGGAACAGCTGGCTCTGCTAACGCTTTCACCCACCCTCTGAG GATTTTTACAGTTATGGGGTCAAGCTTTGCAGGCAAGGCCCAAAACTTGAAGCCAACTGCCAGCGTGGCCTTCTGTCGGAGCAGAGCCAATCCTCTCTTCACCCGGGGCCAGGGATCTGCTCCTTCTGCCCGAGAACGCCCGGCTCTTTTGGAAGTGTGCCCGCAAATGAGCATCCGTAGGAGAGGGTCCCTG CCTGAGACTCCTTTGAGACTCTGA
- the LOC143683546 gene encoding uncharacterized protein LOC143683546 isoform X2, translating into MTSLAVATVQGHCRIFTVMGSSFAGKAQNLKPTASVAFCRSRANPLFTRGQGSAPSARERPALLEVCPQMSIRRRGSLPETPLRL; encoded by the exons ATGACAAGCTTGGCTGTGGCCACTGTCCAAGGCCACTGCAG GATTTTTACAGTTATGGGGTCAAGCTTTGCAGGCAAGGCCCAAAACTTGAAGCCAACTGCCAGCGTGGCCTTCTGTCGGAGCAGAGCCAATCCTCTCTTCACCCGGGGCCAGGGATCTGCTCCTTCTGCCCGAGAACGCCCGGCTCTTTTGGAAGTGTGCCCGCAAATGAGCATCCGTAGGAGAGGGTCCCTG CCTGAGACTCCTTTGAGACTCTGA